A part of Blastopirellula marina genomic DNA contains:
- a CDS encoding phosphodiester glycosidase family protein, giving the protein MFLSSTYRVFTLLCAIAMSSVLFAEEALLVRSFPPEVESSKEPSLIYLWQEKLDSPRPLVASLARIDLLNPNYQCVVMMEDDPDGNGPAEASLAMPETHMKKFNAIVGINANAFGAVREEDKKKGYYLGMPVDIVGLAVSNGIVRSQSESKPNRTRGEAAFWQDDKLKPHLNIPASDATIHEGVGRFVSTLLIDGEIARKKDKDLHPRTAIGLDASGRYLLLVVIDGRRKDYSEGVTLYELAEFMQSHGCANAINLDGGGSSIMMFHDEADDELKAFNRPSGGKHRPIPVMLGVRAKTALQ; this is encoded by the coding sequence ATGTTTCTTTCCTCGACGTACCGTGTCTTCACGCTTCTTTGTGCGATTGCAATGAGCAGCGTACTCTTCGCGGAAGAGGCTCTTTTAGTAAGGAGTTTTCCTCCGGAAGTCGAATCGTCGAAAGAGCCTTCACTGATTTATCTCTGGCAAGAGAAGCTCGACTCGCCACGACCACTTGTCGCTTCGCTCGCGCGGATTGATCTTCTGAATCCCAACTACCAGTGCGTCGTGATGATGGAAGACGACCCTGATGGGAACGGCCCTGCAGAGGCTTCTTTGGCGATGCCGGAAACGCACATGAAGAAGTTCAACGCCATCGTTGGCATCAACGCCAACGCATTTGGGGCAGTGCGAGAAGAAGACAAGAAGAAAGGCTATTACCTCGGGATGCCAGTTGATATCGTCGGGTTAGCGGTAAGTAACGGCATCGTTCGAAGTCAGTCCGAATCAAAACCGAATCGCACACGAGGCGAAGCCGCATTTTGGCAAGACGACAAGCTTAAACCTCATCTGAATATTCCTGCTTCTGATGCCACCATCCACGAAGGAGTAGGCCGGTTTGTTTCGACCTTATTGATCGATGGCGAAATTGCTCGCAAAAAAGATAAAGATCTACACCCACGCACGGCAATCGGACTCGACGCCTCAGGCCGCTATCTGTTGCTGGTAGTGATCGACGGTCGGCGGAAAGATTACAGTGAAGGAGTAACGCTGTACGAACTTGCCGAGTTCATGCAATCACATGGTTGTGCCAACGCAATCAACTTAGATGGAGGCGGAAGTTCGATCATGATGTTCCACGACGAGGCTGACGATGAACTAAAAGCTTTTAATCGACCATCCGGCGGCAAACATCGACCGATTCCAGTGATGTTAGGTGTTCGGGCTAAAACAGCTCTTCAATAG
- a CDS encoding serine hydrolase domain-containing protein — MILSRLYRYLPLLLSAILVCCSQVTAEMPIVGRPAPELGKLDEAMLEFMKENDISAGSLSVMKNGQILMHHTYGWQDKQRTEPIREDAMFRVASVTKPFTAAAIRELIRRGQISLDSKVFRLPGSTDGILRYEPLGKPDPRLKDITVDHLLQHRGGWDRDIVGDLTYREKQIAQAFGVASPPGREKTVRYIMGQPLQHDPGTKRSYSNIGFLLLGLIVEEVSGQSYQQYLHRHVMHPAGIASNNWLLGRTFKKDQSPREPYYDNNEVVDNVFYPTHSTKRQVKRPYGGFDVEARTSQGRLVASGVAILGFLDRYQVNGPNIGGPRPAPGNWKWNHSGSLPGTNAVARQRGDGINFVVLFNKRPEGGNYATMMREKLDALFDEGEVLSGN; from the coding sequence ATGATTTTGTCTCGACTGTATCGTTACTTGCCTTTGTTGCTGTCTGCAATTCTTGTCTGCTGCTCACAAGTCACGGCCGAGATGCCGATAGTTGGCAGGCCGGCGCCCGAGCTTGGCAAGCTCGACGAAGCAATGCTCGAGTTTATGAAGGAGAACGATATCTCAGCCGGTTCGTTGTCGGTGATGAAAAATGGGCAGATCTTGATGCACCATACTTACGGATGGCAGGATAAGCAGCGGACGGAACCGATTCGTGAAGATGCCATGTTTCGAGTGGCCAGCGTGACCAAGCCGTTTACTGCGGCGGCGATTCGTGAGTTGATTCGTCGTGGGCAGATCTCACTCGACTCGAAGGTGTTTCGCCTGCCAGGTTCCACGGACGGAATTCTGAGATATGAACCTCTGGGCAAGCCTGACCCACGACTTAAAGACATCACGGTTGATCATTTACTACAGCATCGTGGAGGCTGGGATCGCGATATCGTGGGGGACCTGACGTATCGTGAGAAACAAATTGCCCAAGCATTTGGCGTTGCGAGTCCGCCTGGCCGTGAGAAGACCGTTCGCTACATCATGGGGCAGCCACTTCAGCACGATCCGGGGACGAAGCGTTCGTACTCGAACATCGGTTTCCTTTTACTGGGGCTAATAGTGGAAGAAGTATCAGGGCAAAGCTACCAGCAATACCTCCATCGGCATGTCATGCACCCGGCCGGAATTGCTTCAAACAATTGGCTGTTGGGGCGAACGTTTAAGAAAGATCAGAGCCCGCGAGAGCCGTATTACGACAATAACGAGGTCGTTGATAACGTTTTCTACCCGACTCACAGTACAAAACGTCAGGTCAAGCGGCCGTATGGGGGCTTTGATGTCGAGGCTCGCACGAGTCAGGGGCGACTTGTCGCCAGCGGTGTTGCCATACTGGGTTTTCTCGATCGTTATCAGGTTAACGGACCGAACATCGGCGGCCCTCGCCCTGCTCCAGGCAATTGGAAATGGAATCATAGCGGTTCGTTACCAGGAACGAACGCCGTGGCCCGACAACGTGGTGATGGAATAAACTTTGTGGTGCTATTCAATAAGCGTCCTGAGGGTGGCAACTACGCGACAATGATGCGCGAAAAGTTGGATGCCCTTTTCGATGAGGGAGAGGTTCTCTCGGGCAACTAG
- a CDS encoding class I SAM-dependent methyltransferase encodes MNIGDFSRQADAYERSRPGYPLDFFKRLMILAEVEPGDLVADVGAGTGISTRLLSGLGLHVTAIEPNASMRAKGNDSRATWVDGTFESTGLPDASQDWTVAAQAFHWADVPRALPEMRRILQPGRLFTMLWNDRAMEHSEVLRWTSEAIQRHVPEFDEAYRNRPWDEILESTGDFQFVQKDSELHIVPMSRERFLDLWKSHNRLNNIAGPERFESFHSELLNYLVEHRIDTIDVAYHCQAWSARSL; translated from the coding sequence GTGAATATCGGAGACTTTTCGCGGCAAGCAGACGCCTACGAGCGTTCGCGGCCAGGCTATCCACTCGATTTCTTTAAACGTCTTATGATATTGGCGGAAGTTGAGCCTGGCGATCTAGTCGCTGACGTCGGAGCCGGCACGGGCATTTCGACTCGGCTTCTTTCGGGACTCGGACTTCATGTCACGGCCATCGAGCCTAATGCGTCAATGCGTGCAAAGGGTAACGATTCCAGGGCTACCTGGGTCGATGGAACCTTCGAGTCAACTGGCTTGCCGGATGCTTCCCAGGACTGGACTGTGGCTGCGCAAGCGTTTCATTGGGCAGATGTTCCACGAGCATTGCCGGAGATGCGTCGTATTCTCCAGCCAGGCCGTTTGTTTACGATGTTATGGAACGATCGGGCAATGGAGCATTCTGAGGTACTGCGTTGGACGTCTGAGGCAATTCAACGACATGTCCCTGAGTTTGACGAAGCGTACCGTAATCGACCTTGGGATGAGATCCTGGAGTCAACTGGCGACTTTCAGTTCGTGCAAAAGGATAGTGAGTTGCACATCGTGCCGATGTCCCGTGAACGATTCTTAGATTTGTGGAAAAGTCATAACCGGTTGAATAACATTGCTGGGCCAGAGCGATTTGAATCCTTTCATTCCGAGTTATTGAATTACTTGGTTGAGCACCGCATCGATACCATCGATGTTGCGTATCACTGCCAGGCATGGTCGGCTCGAAGTCTCTAA
- a CDS encoding 2-isopropylmalate synthase → MNDTIKIFDTTLRDGEQSPGASMNLAEKMEIAQALVDLGVDIIEAGFPIASPGDFDSVKEIASNIRGASICGLARCNPRDIERAWEALKHSSQPRIHVFLATSAIHREFKLRMTPEEIIQRGIDSLKLASSLCDDIEFSPEDASRTEPDFLCRVVEAAIDAGATTVNIPDTVGYATPNHMHKIIADLKNRVPNIDKAVISVHCHDDLGMAVANSLAAVEAGARQVECTINGIGERAGNASLEEVVMALRTRHDYYNVESKINTRRLVPTSRLLSNITGLQVQRNKAIVGRNAFAHESGIHQDGMLKEPTTYEIMRPEDVGLEKTDLVLGKHSGRAALSDRAKALGYHLSAEQLQEVFDEFKKLADKKKEIYDGDIAALCDQQIRGDARQVWVLESLDVSHGTGKEPCVKMTLKHGEETKSAEITEGDGPIDAAFWAVERITGVPLTCKDFQVRSATLGRDALGEVTVEIQSDKKIVRGRGSSTDTVQATVYAILDAVNRICQM, encoded by the coding sequence ATGAACGATACCATCAAAATCTTCGATACCACCCTCCGCGACGGCGAACAGTCTCCAGGTGCCAGTATGAACCTGGCCGAGAAGATGGAAATCGCCCAGGCCTTGGTCGACTTGGGGGTCGACATTATCGAAGCTGGTTTCCCGATTGCTTCGCCGGGGGACTTCGACTCTGTTAAAGAGATTGCCTCGAACATTCGCGGCGCCTCAATTTGCGGCTTGGCCCGCTGCAATCCACGCGACATCGAGCGGGCCTGGGAAGCGCTCAAGCATTCCAGTCAGCCTCGGATTCACGTTTTTCTGGCAACCAGCGCGATTCATCGCGAATTCAAATTGCGAATGACACCCGAAGAGATCATTCAGCGAGGTATCGACTCGTTGAAGCTGGCTTCTTCGTTGTGCGATGACATCGAGTTCTCGCCAGAAGATGCTTCGCGGACCGAGCCAGACTTTTTGTGTCGCGTGGTCGAAGCGGCGATCGACGCCGGCGCGACTACGGTCAACATTCCTGATACGGTCGGTTACGCCACGCCGAATCACATGCACAAGATCATCGCCGATCTGAAGAATCGCGTGCCGAACATTGATAAGGCTGTGATCAGCGTTCACTGCCACGACGACCTTGGCATGGCGGTCGCCAACAGCTTGGCCGCCGTTGAAGCTGGGGCTCGCCAGGTTGAATGTACCATCAACGGCATTGGTGAGCGTGCCGGCAACGCCTCGCTAGAAGAAGTCGTGATGGCCCTTCGCACTCGACACGACTATTACAACGTCGAATCGAAAATCAATACGCGTCGCCTGGTGCCGACGAGTCGGTTGCTTTCAAATATCACCGGCCTTCAGGTGCAACGCAACAAGGCGATCGTTGGTCGTAATGCGTTCGCTCACGAGTCGGGCATTCATCAGGATGGCATGCTCAAAGAGCCGACCACGTACGAGATCATGCGGCCAGAAGATGTTGGGCTCGAAAAGACGGACCTCGTGCTCGGAAAACATAGCGGTCGGGCTGCCCTCTCCGATCGTGCCAAAGCGCTTGGCTATCATTTGTCGGCCGAACAGCTTCAAGAAGTGTTCGACGAGTTCAAGAAACTCGCCGATAAGAAGAAGGAAATCTACGACGGTGATATCGCTGCCCTTTGTGATCAACAGATTCGCGGTGATGCCCGCCAGGTATGGGTTCTGGAATCACTTGACGTCAGCCATGGCACGGGCAAAGAACCTTGCGTGAAGATGACACTCAAGCATGGTGAAGAAACCAAGTCGGCCGAAATCACCGAAGGAGATGGCCCGATCGATGCCGCGTTCTGGGCGGTCGAACGCATTACCGGAGTACCACTGACCTGCAAAGATTTCCAGGTTCGCAGCGCAACCCTTGGTCGTGATGCGCTAGGGGAAGTCACGGTCGAGATTCAATCGGACAAGAAGATTGTCCGAGGTCGAGGCAGTTCGACCGATACGGTCCAAGCCACGGTTTACGCAATTCTGGACGCCGTGAACCGGATTTGTCAGATGTAA
- a CDS encoding ferredoxin family protein, translating to MTHVVCEPCFNCKYTDCVVVCPVECFYEGDKILYIHPEECIDCEACVPECPVEAIFHEDNVPEEWNGFVELNAEMAPQCEVITEKKTPLADQ from the coding sequence ATGACTCACGTAGTCTGCGAACCGTGCTTTAACTGCAAGTACACGGATTGCGTCGTTGTGTGCCCCGTCGAATGTTTTTACGAAGGGGACAAGATTCTTTACATCCATCCCGAAGAATGCATCGACTGCGAAGCTTGTGTGCCGGAATGCCCGGTTGAAGCCATCTTCCATGAAGACAATGTTCCGGAAGAGTGGAACGGCTTCGTCGAACTGAATGCTGAAATGGCTCCTCAGTGCGAAGTCATCACCGAAAAGAAGACGCCACTGGCCGATCAGTAA
- a CDS encoding 3-isopropylmalate dehydrogenase yields MKIAVIGGDGTGPEVTAEALKVMDAAAKLEGFTVEKTDFGFGGDHYLKTGEILPEGAVDELKKFDAIFLGAVGHPDVAPGILEKGLLLQLRFQLDQYINLRPVKLYPGVETPLKDKTPEDIDFVVVRENTEDLYAGIGGFLKKGSADEVATQTAIYSRKGCERWLRWAFEYTQKRNNPKGKKLTLVAKTNVLTYGHDLIWRTFQEVAKDYPDVEPDYNHVDACCMWMVKNPEYYDVIATTNMFGDIITDLGGIIQGGMGVAAGGNINPDAGGTSMYEPMGGSAPKYTGKNVINPIAAISAAAMLLEHTGQPAAGARVMKAIQTVTGTKMKSQSAGKMGYSTTEVGDLVVDALS; encoded by the coding sequence ATGAAGATTGCCGTTATTGGTGGAGATGGAACCGGGCCAGAAGTCACCGCTGAAGCTTTGAAAGTGATGGACGCCGCCGCCAAGTTGGAAGGATTCACCGTCGAAAAGACCGATTTTGGTTTCGGTGGTGATCACTACCTGAAGACCGGTGAAATTCTGCCGGAAGGCGCCGTCGACGAGTTGAAGAAGTTCGACGCGATCTTCCTGGGGGCCGTTGGCCACCCCGACGTGGCACCCGGTATCTTGGAAAAAGGACTGCTGCTGCAGTTGCGTTTCCAGTTGGACCAGTACATCAACTTGCGTCCAGTTAAGCTCTACCCGGGCGTGGAAACACCACTGAAGGATAAGACCCCAGAAGACATCGACTTTGTCGTCGTCCGCGAAAACACCGAAGACCTTTATGCGGGCATCGGTGGTTTCCTGAAGAAGGGTTCAGCCGACGAAGTCGCAACCCAAACGGCGATCTACTCGCGCAAGGGTTGCGAACGCTGGCTGCGTTGGGCCTTCGAGTACACCCAAAAGCGTAACAATCCTAAAGGTAAGAAGCTGACGCTGGTCGCCAAGACCAACGTGCTGACCTACGGACACGACCTGATCTGGCGCACGTTCCAAGAAGTCGCCAAGGACTATCCGGACGTTGAACCAGACTACAACCACGTCGACGCATGCTGCATGTGGATGGTCAAGAATCCTGAGTACTACGATGTGATCGCTACCACCAACATGTTCGGCGACATCATCACCGACCTGGGCGGTATCATCCAAGGTGGTATGGGCGTTGCCGCTGGTGGGAACATTAACCCTGATGCCGGCGGTACGAGCATGTACGAACCGATGGGTGGTAGTGCTCCGAAATACACCGGCAAGAACGTCATCAACCCAATCGCAGCGATCAGCGCCGCGGCCATGCTGCTGGAACATACCGGCCAGCCAGCCGCTGGAGCTCGCGTGATGAAGGCCATCCAAACCGTCACTGGCACTAAGATGAAAAGCCAGAGTGCAGGGAAGATGGGCTACAGCACCACCGAAGTGGGCGATTTGGTCGTCGACGCGCTTTCCTAA
- a CDS encoding SDR family NAD(P)-dependent oxidoreductase encodes MSVRSLFDLTGRSALVTGGSKGIGKMLARAFAECGADVCITARHEDELKTAADEIGQGLSGRVGYRVCDMGDRAAVDAMAIDVLKDFQGIDILINNAGTNRPEILTETNDETWDQVLELNFTACMRLARHVVPDMKERQWGRIIHLSSVMALASNPGRGLYSGTKAALIGMAKAHALELGPFGITVNCICPGPIATDLPMSLLNDEQKQRFADRTAVKRWGKTIDMVGPALLLGSDAGAYITGTTILADGGLTCRTFD; translated from the coding sequence ATGTCTGTTCGAAGTCTATTCGATTTAACGGGCCGCTCCGCTCTCGTTACCGGTGGGAGCAAGGGAATTGGGAAGATGCTCGCAAGAGCCTTCGCCGAATGTGGCGCCGATGTCTGTATTACGGCTCGCCACGAAGATGAACTGAAAACAGCCGCGGACGAGATCGGTCAAGGACTTAGTGGACGCGTCGGTTATCGTGTGTGTGACATGGGTGATCGGGCAGCGGTCGATGCGATGGCAATCGATGTGCTGAAAGACTTTCAAGGCATCGATATTCTGATCAATAACGCAGGAACCAATCGGCCCGAAATTCTGACGGAAACCAATGACGAAACTTGGGATCAGGTTCTCGAGCTTAACTTCACGGCCTGCATGCGGCTCGCTCGACATGTTGTCCCCGACATGAAAGAGAGGCAGTGGGGGCGGATTATCCACCTCTCTAGCGTGATGGCTTTGGCCTCGAATCCAGGCCGTGGTCTTTATTCAGGTACGAAGGCTGCGCTTATCGGCATGGCCAAAGCTCATGCTTTAGAACTTGGCCCCTTCGGAATCACCGTCAACTGCATTTGCCCTGGCCCAATCGCGACGGATTTGCCGATGAGCCTATTGAATGACGAGCAGAAACAACGCTTCGCAGATCGTACGGCGGTTAAGCGATGGGGAAAAACTATTGATATGGTAGGCCCAGCTTTATTGCTTGGTAGCGACGCGGGAGCTTACATTACAGGTACGACGATCCTCGCCGATGGCGGTTTAACTTGTCGCACCTTTGATTAG
- a CDS encoding STAS domain-containing protein: MNLEITSSKDNVVHVAIFGKVTQDATTRDVDRIAELLGAEAYSQNVLLNLRDTEMIDSSGIGWLLVCHKKFKENGGRMICYSAPPVVANVFRLMRMDLVFDSAANAAEAEKLAGVTSQE; this comes from the coding sequence ATGAACTTAGAAATTACCTCCTCCAAGGATAACGTTGTCCACGTCGCCATCTTTGGCAAGGTTACGCAAGACGCGACAACGCGCGACGTTGATCGAATAGCGGAACTTCTTGGCGCGGAAGCGTATTCGCAAAATGTTCTATTGAACCTTCGCGATACCGAGATGATCGATTCCAGCGGAATTGGTTGGCTGCTTGTTTGTCATAAGAAGTTCAAGGAAAACGGAGGGCGCATGATTTGCTACTCAGCTCCTCCAGTCGTCGCAAACGTCTTTCGATTGATGCGTATGGATTTAGTCTTTGATAGCGCGGCCAATGCCGCGGAAGCGGAGAAACTCGCCGGTGTCACTTCCCAAGAATAA